A window of Rhinatrema bivittatum chromosome 2, aRhiBiv1.1, whole genome shotgun sequence contains these coding sequences:
- the LOC115083896 gene encoding gastrula zinc finger protein XlCGF57.1-like isoform X2, producing MPRSRNGETCHEYVATNKMWSKRDREDIFSYSNWGRNCFLDKQQRNSTEDSANISIEYKQSINHANHIRHEQRNQTTEERGLCDVCGIFLRGPIALKLHQRSHTEARPFSCTACEESFIKKIDFIKHQKIHTGERLFSCTECGKIFTRKSVLTKHQKIHTGERPFSCTQCGKSFGTKTNHARHQKIHTGEKPYSCIECGKSFLKKTNLIRHQKIHSGERPFFCIACGKSFIKIESLIYHEKVHTGERPFSCTECSKCFIQKRDLANHQKIHTGVKPFSCPECGRSFLKKAHFLFHLKIHTGDRPFSCTDCGKRFIRMESAIYHQKIHTGERPFSCNVCTKAFIRKRDLGYHQKIHEGERPFACELCGKNFIRRTHLISHQKIHTGDRPFSCPECGKKFIKKTNLTRHLKVHSGERPFACTECGKSFVKKTNLTRHLKVHTGEKPFLCSECGKHFFSKTNLIRHQKIHAG from the coding sequence ATGCCCAGGAGCAGAAATGGAGAGACATGTCATGAGTATGTGGCAACAAACAAGATGTGGTCAAAAAGAGACAGAGAAGatattttctcctattctaaTTGGGGAAGAAATTGCTTCTTAGACAAGCAGCAAAGAAATTCAACTGAAGACTCAGCCAATATTTCTATTGAGTATAAGCAAAGCATCAACCATGCCAACCATATCAGACATGAGCAGAGAAACCAGACAACAGAAGAAAGAGGTTTATGTGATGTGTGTGGGATATTCCTCAGAGGTCCTATAGCTCTAAAATTACATCAGAGATCTCACACCGAAGCAAGACCATTTTCATGCACGGCCTGTGAAGAAAGCTTCATTAAAAAGATAGACTTCAtaaaacaccagaaaatccacactggtGAAAGATTAttttcatgtactgaatgtggcaaAATCTTCACTCGTAAGTCtgtcctcacaaaacatcaaaaaaTTCACACAGGAGAAAGACCATTTTCATGTACtcaatgtggtaaaagctttggtACAAAGACAAACCATGCAAgacatcagaaaatccacactggagagaaaccatattCATGTATTGAATGTGGGAAAagttttcttaaaaaaacaaatttaatacggcaccagaaaatccacagtGGAGAGAGACCATTTTTTTGTATCgcatgtgggaaaagcttcattaAAATAGAAAGTTTAATATATCATGAAAAAgtccacactggagagagaccatTTTCCTGTACTGAATGTAGTAAGTGTTTTATTCAGAAGAGAGACCTTGCAAAtcatcagaaaatccacacaggagtgaaaccatttTCATGCCCTGAATGTGGAAGAAGCTTCCTTAAGAAAGCCCATTTTCTattccatttgaaaattcataCAGGTGATAGACCATTTTCTTGTACTGATTGTGGAAAAAGGTTCATTAGGATGGAAAGTGCAATAtatcaccagaaaatccacacaggagaaagaCCATTTTCATGTAATGTATGCACTAAAGCCTTCATTCGAAAGAGGGACCTCGGATATCACCAAAAAATCCATGAAGGAGAAAGGCCATTTGCATGCGAATTATGTGGAAAAAACTTCATCAGAAGAACACATTTAATATcgcatcagaaaatccacacaggggatAGACCATTTTCCTGCcctgaatgtggaaaaaaattcattaagaaaacaaatttaaCACGGCATCTGAAGGTCCACTCAGGAGAGAGACCCTTTGCATGTacagaatgtggtaaaagctttgtTAAGAAAACAAATTTAACAAGGCACCTGAAagtccacacaggagagaaaccatttttatGTAGTGAATGTGGGAAGCACTTCTTTAGCAAAACAAACTTAATAAGGCACCAGAAAATTCATGCAGGATAG
- the LOC115083896 gene encoding gastrula zinc finger protein XlCGF57.1-like isoform X1: MPAGASAQVPVTFEDIAVYFSQEEWEDLKEWQKELYKEVMMENYQTLISLGTSFPTVTPFVISHIERGEELYIRDEPGSEERETGRSSCSGNDMPRSRNGETCHEYVATNKMWSKRDREDIFSYSNWGRNCFLDKQQRNSTEDSANISIEYKQSINHANHIRHEQRNQTTEERGLCDVCGIFLRGPIALKLHQRSHTEARPFSCTACEESFIKKIDFIKHQKIHTGERLFSCTECGKIFTRKSVLTKHQKIHTGERPFSCTQCGKSFGTKTNHARHQKIHTGEKPYSCIECGKSFLKKTNLIRHQKIHSGERPFFCIACGKSFIKIESLIYHEKVHTGERPFSCTECSKCFIQKRDLANHQKIHTGVKPFSCPECGRSFLKKAHFLFHLKIHTGDRPFSCTDCGKRFIRMESAIYHQKIHTGERPFSCNVCTKAFIRKRDLGYHQKIHEGERPFACELCGKNFIRRTHLISHQKIHTGDRPFSCPECGKKFIKKTNLTRHLKVHSGERPFACTECGKSFVKKTNLTRHLKVHTGEKPFLCSECGKHFFSKTNLIRHQKIHAG; the protein is encoded by the exons GAACAAGCTTTCCAACTGTCACCCCTTTTGTTATCTCCCACATTGAACGAGGGGAGGAGCTGTACATCAGGGATGAGCCAGGATcagaggaaagagaaactgggagaagcagctgctcag GAAATGATATGCCCAGGAGCAGAAATGGAGAGACATGTCATGAGTATGTGGCAACAAACAAGATGTGGTCAAAAAGAGACAGAGAAGatattttctcctattctaaTTGGGGAAGAAATTGCTTCTTAGACAAGCAGCAAAGAAATTCAACTGAAGACTCAGCCAATATTTCTATTGAGTATAAGCAAAGCATCAACCATGCCAACCATATCAGACATGAGCAGAGAAACCAGACAACAGAAGAAAGAGGTTTATGTGATGTGTGTGGGATATTCCTCAGAGGTCCTATAGCTCTAAAATTACATCAGAGATCTCACACCGAAGCAAGACCATTTTCATGCACGGCCTGTGAAGAAAGCTTCATTAAAAAGATAGACTTCAtaaaacaccagaaaatccacactggtGAAAGATTAttttcatgtactgaatgtggcaaAATCTTCACTCGTAAGTCtgtcctcacaaaacatcaaaaaaTTCACACAGGAGAAAGACCATTTTCATGTACtcaatgtggtaaaagctttggtACAAAGACAAACCATGCAAgacatcagaaaatccacactggagagaaaccatattCATGTATTGAATGTGGGAAAagttttcttaaaaaaacaaatttaatacggcaccagaaaatccacagtGGAGAGAGACCATTTTTTTGTATCgcatgtgggaaaagcttcattaAAATAGAAAGTTTAATATATCATGAAAAAgtccacactggagagagaccatTTTCCTGTACTGAATGTAGTAAGTGTTTTATTCAGAAGAGAGACCTTGCAAAtcatcagaaaatccacacaggagtgaaaccatttTCATGCCCTGAATGTGGAAGAAGCTTCCTTAAGAAAGCCCATTTTCTattccatttgaaaattcataCAGGTGATAGACCATTTTCTTGTACTGATTGTGGAAAAAGGTTCATTAGGATGGAAAGTGCAATAtatcaccagaaaatccacacaggagaaagaCCATTTTCATGTAATGTATGCACTAAAGCCTTCATTCGAAAGAGGGACCTCGGATATCACCAAAAAATCCATGAAGGAGAAAGGCCATTTGCATGCGAATTATGTGGAAAAAACTTCATCAGAAGAACACATTTAATATcgcatcagaaaatccacacaggggatAGACCATTTTCCTGCcctgaatgtggaaaaaaattcattaagaaaacaaatttaaCACGGCATCTGAAGGTCCACTCAGGAGAGAGACCCTTTGCATGTacagaatgtggtaaaagctttgtTAAGAAAACAAATTTAACAAGGCACCTGAAagtccacacaggagagaaaccatttttatGTAGTGAATGTGGGAAGCACTTCTTTAGCAAAACAAACTTAATAAGGCACCAGAAAATTCATGCAGGATAG